The Parambassis ranga chromosome 14, fParRan2.1, whole genome shotgun sequence genome includes a window with the following:
- the tmem45b gene encoding transmembrane protein 45B gives MANFGGHAIPGSFFLLYGFWLAVKYILKHYWRTRQHKGRQVTPPFFKRMEYFEGGLQIFASFVGIMVEQFVVDGPHAHLYNKESSEWVKLMNWQHSTMYLFFGISGIALVATTRCKVVPAGTDRVALSLALFVEGFLFYYHVHHRPLLDAHIHSLLLVAVFGGSASTMLEVFIKDNIILELLRACFFILQGSWFYQIGFVLYPLSGPVWDQTLHDNIMFVTMCFCWHLAVALLLVTCTSSVVWWTVSRFSEKGQDIEIGMRNTLSKTNSQKALLEESDEE, from the exons ATGGCCAACTTTGGAGGTCATGCCATCCCTGgatctttttttctcttgtatGGCTTCTGGCTTGCTGTGAAATACATTCTCAAACACTACTGGAGGACAAGGCAGCATAAAGGAAGACAGGTCACGCCACCTTTCTTCAAACGTATGGAGTACTTTGAAGGAGGACTGCAAATCTTTGCTTCATTTGTCg GTATTATGGTCGAGCAGTTTGTGGTGGACGGGCCACACGCTCACCTCTACAACAAGGAGAGCAGCGAGTGGGTCAAGCTGATGAACTGGCAGCACAGCACAATGTATCTGTTCTTTGGGATTTCAGGAATAGCACTGGTTGCCACAACTAGATGCAAAGTGGTGCCAGCTGGTACAGACCGTGTTGCTCTCTCATTGGCTCTTTTTGTTGAAG GGTTTCTGTTCTATTACCATGTGCACCACCGACCCCTCCTGGACGCTCACATCCACTCCCTGCTGCTAGTGGCTGTATTTGGTGGATCAGCCAGCACAATGTTGGAGGTGTTTATAAAAGACAACATCATTTTGGAGCTGCTCAGAGCGTGCTTCTTCATCTTGCAAGGGTCATGGTTCTACCAG ATTGGATTTGTTCTCTACCCCTTAAGTGGACCGGTGTGGGACCAGACCCTGCACGACAACATCATGTTTGTCACAATGTGCTTCTGCTGGCATTTAGCTGTAGCTCTGCTTTTAGTAACTTGCACTTCCTCTGTGGTTTGGTG GACTGTGTCGAGATTCTCAGAAAAGGGACAGGACATAGAGATTGGAATGAGAAATACATTGTCCAAAACAAACTCTCAGAAAGCTCTGCTTGAGGAATCTGATGAAGAGTAA